GACGAAGACGCTGGCGCCGGCCGCGGCAAGATTGTCCACCGCCGTCGCGATACTGGTGTCCGACCGGTCGTTGCTGGCGAAGACCAGTGCCGCGAAACGGTCGCGCGCCAGCGCGATCGGCCCGTGCTGGACTTCGGCCGCGCTGTACGACTCCGCATGCAGCCGGCACGTCTCCTTAAGTTTCAACGCCGCTTCGCCTGCAATGCCGAGACCCGGGCCGCGGCCGATCGTGTAGAGCGAATGCGCTGCCGCCGCCGGCAGAGCGGCAGCCGACCAGTCGCATTCGAGCGCGGCTTCAAGCCGTTCCGGCAGACGGGCCAGCGCTTCGAGAAGTTCCGCGTCCTCGCTCCAGTAGGCGACGAGGCTCGCCAGCGCGACGAGCGACGCGACGAAGGATTTGGTCGCTGCGACCGCTTTTTCCGGCCCCGCCATCATTGGCAGTACGCTGCCAGCGGCGTTGCCCACCGCCGAATTGGTGACGTTGAGCAGGGCGACCGTTCGCGCGCCGCCTTTCGCCGCGCGCTCCTGCAGGCTTACGAGATCCGGGCTGCCGCCGGATTGCGACACCGTGAGCAGCACGCCGCCGCCGAACTTGAGATCCGCGCCATAGACGGAGGCGACGGATGGCCCGACCGACGCCACCGGAATGCCGAGCCGCTGCTCCGCCATGTATTTGAAGTAGGTGACGGCCTGGTCGGAGGAGCCACGCGCGCAGGTAGCCAGGAAGCGCGGTTCCTCCCGGCGCAGCCGCTCGCCTTCCTCGCGATAGATGCCCGCCTCGGCGATCTGGCGCGCGACGACTGCTGGCGCCTCGCGGATCTCGGCAAGCATCTGGGTCGAGGAACTGGTCACGTCTGTCTCCGTCAATAATCGCGACGCGCTTTAGCGCATCAGGCATCGTTCCCGCTACGGGCAGATGACCACAATTGTGTAAGACAGCCGCGTGGGGTCAGGCAGCCTGCGCCACGATCTCCTTGAGCGCCGCGCCGAAGCGCTTCACTTCCTCGACGGTGTTGTAGTGGACCAGCGAGGCGCGCACCGCACCGCTGTCCATCGACAGCTTCAGGCGGGCCATCAGTCGTGGTGCGTACATATGGCCGTCGCGTATGCCGATGCCGCGTTCCGCCATCTCCTCCACGATCATCTGCGGCGAAAGCTTGCCGATGTTGAAGCAGAAGGTCGGGACGCGCTCGGAAATGCGCGCCTCGTCAGCGACGCCGTAGATCGTCGCCCCCGCCGCCTTGAGTTGCTTCATCATCTCGCGCGCCAGATCGACCTCGTAGGCGCGGATCGCGCCCATGCCGGCGACGATGTTCTCCCGTCGCGACCGGTTGTTCGACGGCGCTAGATTGCGGCCGATGGATTCCAGATAGCGCACGGCGGCGTCCATGCCCGACACATTCTCGTAGATGAAGGTACCGGCCTCGACCTTGTAAGGCGGCTCGTCCGGAATGAAATTCTCGCGGAAGGTGGGCAGACGCTTCAGCGTCTCATACTTGCCCCACAGAAAGCCCATATGCGGCGAAAAATTCTTGTAGCCGGAGCAGACGAGATAGTCACAATTCCACGCCTGCACGTCCATCAGCCCGTGCGGGCCATAATGCACGGAATCAAGGAACACCTCGGCGCCTGCGGCGTGGGCGATTTTCCCCACCGAAGCCACATCCACGATCGAGCCGATCGCATGCGCGGTGACGGTGCAGGCGACGAGCCGCGTCCGCTCCGAAACCAGCGGCTTCAGATCGTCGGGATGCAGATTGCCGTCATCGCGCATGCGCCACCATTTGAAGGTTGCGCCCAACGGCTCCAGCGCCAGCCAGGTCGCGATGTTGGCGTCGTGGTCCATGTCGGTGACGATGATCTCGTCGCGCCCGTCTTTCGCGCCGGCGATCATCTGGCCGATGCCGAGGCTGACCAGCCGGATGAACGACGTTGCGTTCATGCCGAAGCAGATTTCTTCGGGCCGGAACGCGTTGATGAGGATCGCCACGCTCTCGCGCGCGTCCGCGACCGCCTTGTCGACCTGCACGCTGCGGCCGTAGCGTCCGCCCCGCTGCACGTTGAAATCGACGAGATGGGTGGTTACGGCGTCGAGCACGCTTTGCGGGATCTGCGCTCCGGCGGCATTGTCCATGAAGACAAAGGAGCCGGCGCGCTTCAGCGCGGGAAATTGGGCGCGGATTGCTTCGACTGGGAATGATGCCGCGTCCGCTGCGGCGGTCTGTGTGGAAGTCACGTCAACATCCTTCAAAAATGATACTAGCGCGTCGCGGTCTTGCTGCGTTTCTCGATGTAGCCGACAAGACGCACCATCGGCCAAAGAAAGGCGAGATAGACGAGCGCCGCCCCGATGAGCGGCGTGGGATTCGCATAGAGCGCCTGCGCGTCGTTCGCTTCCTTGAGCAATTCGGGCAGCGCCACAGCCGACGCCAGCGACGTATCCTTGAACATGGACACGCAATTGCTGGTTGTCGGCGGAATGACGAGGCGGATCGCCTGCGGCAGCACGACCTTGCGCAAGGTCAGCACGAAGGGCAGGCCAAGCGCCTGCGCCGCCTCGAACTGGCCGCGCGGAATGCTCTCGATGCCGGAACGGAAGACCTCCGCCGAATAGGCCGACATCACCATGGAAAAGGCGAGCACCGCCGAAGCCCATGACGACAGGCGGATGCCGACAAAGGGCAGCGCATAATAGATCAGGATCAGCGTCACCAGCACCGGCATGGCGCGAAAAATGTCGATATAGCCGATCGAAAGCCAGCGGAACGGCGAGGGCGCGTAGAGGCGGACCAGGCTGATCACCAGTCCGAGCGGTATGCCGACGCCAATGCTCATCAGACCGAGCAGAAGCGTGTTGAGCAGACCGCGCAGCAGGGCCGGAAAGGCCGAAACCAGCACCTGGCCGTTGAAGAAGGTATCGAGCAGCGTCATGGCTTCTCTCCGCCAGAAAAAACCGTGCCGGCTCTCGGCCGGCACGGGTCAATCGCGAAAGGAGGACCGGTCAGGCCTTCGGCAGCGGCGCTTCGGTGATGGTCGAGGACCCGGCCGGCGCGTCGACACCGAACCACTTCTTGTGGATGTCGTTCAGCGCGCCGTCCTTCTTCATTTCGGTCAGCGCGTCATTGATCTTGCCGAGCAGCGGATGATCCTTGGTCATCATCAGGCCGTACTGTTCGCCGGTCTTGATGCTGTCGACCACGGCCAACCCCTTCATCTTGGTGAAAGCGTACTGCATGCCGGGCACGTCGCTGACGACGCCGTCGACACGGCCGGCGGCGAGGTCGAGCAACACTTCCTGCTGCGTGTTGTAGCCTTTCACCTCGGCAAAGCCCTGCGCTGCCTGATTCTCCTTCGACCACTTCTCGCCGGTCGAGCCGGACAGCACGCCGACCACCTTGCCGTTCAGGTCGGCGAGCGTCTTCACCGCGCCGTCGGTCTTGGCGGCGATACCCATATCGGAATCGTAGTAGGGCTGGGTGAAGGACTGCGAGCCCAGACGCTCCTTGGTGATGGTGATCGAGGAGATCGCCACATCGATACGGCCGGAGCTGGTGGCGGCGAAGAGGGGCTGGAAGTCGAGCCCCTGGACCTCGACGGTCATGCCGATGCGCTTGGCCGCCTCGGTCACGATGTCGACCTCAAAACCCTCGAAATTGCCGCTCTCGGCCTTGAATTCGAAAGGCGGGTTGTTCGGGTAGGAACCTACATTCAGCACGCCCTCGGCCGAGGCGGCGGTCGGGCCTCCCGCAATGCCGATGGCGGCGGCGAGAATAAGCAAATTGCGACGCGTGAAGTTCATATCGTTTCCCCTGTTGTGATCCGGCCGGTCCGTCCGCCCGGTTGTTGTTGCCGTCCGCTTTCCGGGCGGAGCGTCAATTCAGTGTTTCACCATACGGCACATCGCCGTCGCCAGCCGCTCACGATCATGGCACGCGCGGATGGGCGACAAAATTCTGGAAGCATTCCGGGGAGGCTGACAGGCGCCAGTCCAATGCGAATCCGGGCGCGAATGCCGCTGGCCTCGGTCGCGAACATGGACTGCGGCGGCATGAACGACACAAGGACCCTTTCGTCAGAGGACCGCGGGCATAAAAGTAGCAGATGCGGTCGGATGCTATCCGATGTGTGGCACATTTCAAGGCAAAAGTTTTAAGCCTAAAAGTTCTTGCCGGAATTGACGGTCTGGGAAGTTTCCACAACGCTCCGAATCGCTGTTTCAGGCTTGAAATATCTGCACGACACCGTAGCCTGCATGCGAGGAACCTGTCCATGATCAAGCAGCATCCGCTCAAAGGCTCCAACCGGCTGAAGCTCGGCATTTTCTCGACCAACGCGGATGGCGGCCTCGCGATCACCGACGTGCCGGAACGCTGGCTGGCCACATGGCAGGACAATCTCACCGCCGCGCAGATCGCCGATCGCGCCGGTCTCGAATTCACCCTGCCAATCGCGCGCTGGCGCGGCTTCGGCGGGCGCAACCGCGTGCGGGAATGGTCGTTCGAGACCTTCACATGGGC
The window above is part of the Rhizobiaceae bacterium genome. Proteins encoded here:
- a CDS encoding SIS domain-containing protein, whose protein sequence is MTSSSTQMLAEIREAPAVVARQIAEAGIYREEGERLRREEPRFLATCARGSSDQAVTYFKYMAEQRLGIPVASVGPSVASVYGADLKFGGGVLLTVSQSGGSPDLVSLQERAAKGGARTVALLNVTNSAVGNAAGSVLPMMAGPEKAVAATKSFVASLVALASLVAYWSEDAELLEALARLPERLEAALECDWSAAALPAAAAHSLYTIGRGPGLGIAGEAALKLKETCRLHAESYSAAEVQHGPIALARDRFAALVFASNDRSDTSIATAVDNLAAAGASVFVAGAAGGAGHRLSTIDAGHPLLNPICRIVSFYRFVEGLSVALGENPDAPRLLKKVTRTV
- a CDS encoding cysteine desulfurase-like protein, with amino-acid sequence MTSTQTAAADAASFPVEAIRAQFPALKRAGSFVFMDNAAGAQIPQSVLDAVTTHLVDFNVQRGGRYGRSVQVDKAVADARESVAILINAFRPEEICFGMNATSFIRLVSLGIGQMIAGAKDGRDEIIVTDMDHDANIATWLALEPLGATFKWWRMRDDGNLHPDDLKPLVSERTRLVACTVTAHAIGSIVDVASVGKIAHAAGAEVFLDSVHYGPHGLMDVQAWNCDYLVCSGYKNFSPHMGFLWGKYETLKRLPTFRENFIPDEPPYKVEAGTFIYENVSGMDAAVRYLESIGRNLAPSNNRSRRENIVAGMGAIRAYEVDLAREMMKQLKAAGATIYGVADEARISERVPTFCFNIGKLSPQMIVEEMAERGIGIRDGHMYAPRLMARLKLSMDSGAVRASLVHYNTVEEVKRFGAALKEIVAQAA
- a CDS encoding amino acid ABC transporter permease, whose translation is MTLLDTFFNGQVLVSAFPALLRGLLNTLLLGLMSIGVGIPLGLVISLVRLYAPSPFRWLSIGYIDIFRAMPVLVTLILIYYALPFVGIRLSSWASAVLAFSMVMSAYSAEVFRSGIESIPRGQFEAAQALGLPFVLTLRKVVLPQAIRLVIPPTTSNCVSMFKDTSLASAVALPELLKEANDAQALYANPTPLIGAALVYLAFLWPMVRLVGYIEKRSKTATR
- a CDS encoding ABC transporter substrate-binding protein, with amino-acid sequence MNFTRRNLLILAAAIGIAGGPTAASAEGVLNVGSYPNNPPFEFKAESGNFEGFEVDIVTEAAKRIGMTVEVQGLDFQPLFAATSSGRIDVAISSITITKERLGSQSFTQPYYDSDMGIAAKTDGAVKTLADLNGKVVGVLSGSTGEKWSKENQAAQGFAEVKGYNTQQEVLLDLAAGRVDGVVSDVPGMQYAFTKMKGLAVVDSIKTGEQYGLMMTKDHPLLGKINDALTEMKKDGALNDIHKKWFGVDAPAGSSTITEAPLPKA